One region of Macadamia integrifolia cultivar HAES 741 chromosome 11, SCU_Mint_v3, whole genome shotgun sequence genomic DNA includes:
- the LOC122093409 gene encoding uncharacterized protein LOC122093409, with the protein MNLVDFGIDAPKLISFNYTGQMLQISLMNTSCKLHVKLHLKPIAVDSLWFSELREILGWFGHAQILTICCKAHKTERFIIPKELRESTIPPLLDLKHLQLTTSSEPIMNYEELIDSLLWISPNIETLFIDTGSSSKTLKFEPTDLPGKWEE; encoded by the exons ATGAATCTGGTTGATTTTGGGATTGATGCTCCAAAACTCATTTCATTCAATTATACTGGTCAGATGTTGCAAATATCTCTCATGAACACTTCTTGCAAACTTCATGTGAAACTTCATTTAAAACCTATTGCTGTTGATTCTCTTTGGTTCTCTGAATTGAGGGAGATTCTTGGGTGGTTTGGTCATGCCCAAATTCTAACAATATGTTGCAAGGCTCATAAG ACAGAAAGGTTCATCATTCCAAAAGAATTAAGGGAAAGTACAATCCCTCCACTACTTGATCTAAAGCACTTGCAGCTAACAACATCCTCAGAACCAATAATGAATTATGAAGAACTTATTGATAGTTTGCTGTGGATTTCTCCCAACATTGAGACTCTATTTATAGATACGGGTTCCAGCAGCAaaactctaaag